One window from the genome of Garra rufa chromosome 1, GarRuf1.0, whole genome shotgun sequence encodes:
- the LOC141318806 gene encoding uncharacterized protein codes for MGYSHLSDAELDEVVQELVGENQQIGSNAVRARLTAAEGVRVQRRRDEGVIDCSNELHMWALHHVYLPRINETSLAADCSAVTSDLMALKAESQELNEKEEKDYDFINGETFFSCSQTETTSSRKKTRKKGRSYFTCQQCGKCFSQRGSIKRHMRVHTGEKPYACEQCGKHFGLRKSLKWHFMIHTGEKPYVCQQCGKGFTRSGKLKVHMRVHTGEKPYVCKQCGKSFSLRKNLKRHFMIHTGEKPNTCQQCGKSFTQPGHLRVHMRIHTGEKPYICQQCGKSFTQLGHLGVHMRVHTGEKPYVCQQCGKGFTRSGKLKVHMRVHTGEKPYVCEQCGMHFNHRLNLERHVSIHTREKPFICQQCGKSYTQNGSLTRHMKIHEQPYMCDQCGKSFDQHEDFEVHKRAHEESPYSCSECGKSFSQKWFFKDHRRIHSGEQPYTCPQCGKRFNYKHHLQDHIRVHTGEKPFTCKQCGRSFNRKGTLNRHMRVHSGENLTVDFIDGESDVKDDKSNKSISNQNHGVVYFLEGVIGSTSCNTTFQTE; via the exons ATGGGGTATTCACATCTGTCTGATGCAGAACTCGATGAAGTGGTTCAGGAGTTGGTTGGAGAAAACCAACAGATTGGATCAAATGCTGTTCGGGCCAGACTAACTGCTGCTGAGGGTGTTCGAGTGCAGAGAAGAAGA GATGAAGGAGTAATTGATTGTAGCAATGAGCTTCACATGTGGGCATTACATCATGTTTACCTCCCCCGGATAAACGAGACATCCCTtgctgcagactgtagcgcggtgacATCAG acctgatggcactgaaagcggagagtcaagaactgaatGAAAAGGAAGAGAAAGATtatgatttcataaatggagaaacattttttagttgttcacagactgaaacgacttcctcaagaaaaaagactcgaaagaaaggaagaagttattttacctgccaacagtgcggAAAGTGTTTCAGTCAAAGAGGAAgtattaaaagacacatgagagttcacaccggagagaaaccttatgcctgCGAACAATGTGGAAAGCATTTCGGTCTTAGAAAAAGTCTTAAATGGCATTttatgattcacactggagagaagccttatgtctgtcaacagtgtggaaagggttttacTCGATCTGGAAAGCTgaaagtccacatgagagttcacactggagagaaaccttatgtctgcaaacagtgtggaaagagtttcagtcttAGAAAAAATCTTAAAAGGCATTttatgattcacactggagagaagcctaacacatgccagcagtgtggaaagagtttcactcaacctggacacctgagagtccacatgagaattcacactggagagaagccttacatctgccaacagtgtggaaagagtttcactcaacttGGACACCTGggagtccacatgagagttcacaccggagagaagccttatgtctgccaacagtgtggaaagggttttacTCGATCTGGAAAGCTgaaagtccacatgagagttcacactggagagaaaccttatgtctGCGAACAGTGTGGAATGCATTTCAATCATAGGCTGAATCTTGAAAGACATGTTTCAATTCACACTAGAGAAAAGCCTTTCATATGCCAACAGTGTGGTAAGAGTTACACTCAAAATGGAAGCCTTACcagacacatgaaaattcacGAACAGCCTTatatgtgtgatcagtgtggaaagagttttgatcaacatgaagaCTTTGAAGTCCATAAGAGAGCTCATGAAGAGAGTCCTTactcatgctctgagtgtggaaagagtttcagtcaaaaatggttctttaaagaccacaggagaattcactctggagagcaaccctacacatgccctcagtgcggaaagaggtttaattatAAGCATCACCTTCAAgaccacataagagttcacactggagaaaagcctttcacctgcaaacaatgtggaagaagtttcaaccgaaaaggaactcttaacagacacatgagagttcactctggagaaaa TTTGACGGTGGATTTCATTGATGGTGAAAGTGATGTGAAGGATGACAAGAGCAATAAATCCATCAGTAACCAGAACCATGGTGTCGTTTATTTCCTGGAGGGAGTGATAGGAAGCACATCCTGCAACACAACCTTCCAGACAGAATGA